A single Cyclopterus lumpus isolate fCycLum1 chromosome 3, fCycLum1.pri, whole genome shotgun sequence DNA region contains:
- the drd4b gene encoding dopamine receptor D4b, producing MSDISADSNNDTLTPQQQQPAAAAGYNFPALVFGVLLIVLIAGGNVLVCLSVYLEKALKTTTNYFIVSLAFADLLLAVLVLPLFVYAEFQGGVWSLNMLVCDGLMTMDVMLCTASIFNLCAISVDRFIAVSIPLNYNRKHVDHRQIVLLSATWLLALAVASPVIFGINNVPDRDPSECKLEDNNYVVYSSVCSFFIPCPIMVLLYFGVFRGLRHWEETRKVKLRSSIDACRKLQHAAVATALPPLAGTIPGPLPMPLPRIIERDLAQSRLDDTGDYMQREIPYPRQYRENSVPTVTFSQLHRKKRAKINSRERKAMQVLPVVVGCFLFCWTPFFVVHTTRAVCVTCDIPPGLMSTVTWLGYVNSALNPIIYTIFNTEFKKFFKKCFRSCGGPPARARFEEIK from the exons ATGTCGGACATCTCCGCCGACTCCAACAACGACACGCTGAccccgcagcagcagcagcccgcCGCCGCGGCCGGCTACAACTTCCCGGCGCTGGTCTTCGGGGTGCTGCTGATCGTGCTCATCGCCGGTGGGAACGTGCTCGTGTGCCTCAGCGTGTACCTGGAGAAGGCTCTGAAGACCACCACCAACTACTTCATCGTCAGCCTGGCCTTCGCCGACCTGCTGCTGGCGGTGCTGGTGCTGCCGCTGTTTGTTTACGCAGAG TTTCAGGGGGGAGTTTGGTCCTTGAACATGCTGGTGTGTGACGGCCTGATGACCATGGATGTGATGCTGTGCACCGCATCCATATTCAACCTCTGTGCCATCAGCGTGgacag gttcATTGCGGTGTCCATCCCACTGAACTACAACCGTAAACACGTGGACCACCGTCAGATCGTCCTGTTGTCGGCCACCTGGCTGCTGGCCCTCGCCGTGGCCTCGCCCGTCATCTTCGGCATCAACAACGTGCCGGACCGCGACCCCAGCGAGTGCAAGCTGGAGGACAACAACTACGTGGTTTACTCCTCGGTCTGCTCCTTCTTCATCCCCTGCCCCATCATGGTCCTGCTCTACTTTGGGGTTTTCCGCGGGCTGCGGCATTGGGAGGAGACGCGCAAGGTCAAGCTGCGCAGCAGCATCGACGCCTGCAGGAAGCTGCAGCACGCCGCCGTCGCCACCGCCCTGCCGCCGCTGGCGGGCACCATCCCCGGGCCGCTGCCCATGCCCCTTCCCCGGATCATCGAGAGGGACCTGGCCCAGTCTCGGCTGGACGACACGGGCGACTACATGCAGCGGGAGATTCCCTACCCCCGACAGTACCGAGAGAACTCGGTGCCCACGGTGACGTTCAGCCAGCTGCACAGGAAGAAGAGAGCCAAGATCAACAGCCGGGAGAGGAAAGCCATGCAGGTGCTGCCGGTAGTCGTAG GCTGCTTCCTGTTCTGCTGGACTCCGTTCTTCGTGGTGCACACGACGAGGGCCGTCTGCGTGACCTGCGACATCCCGCCCGGTCTGATGAGCACCGTCACCTGGCTGGGCTACGTCAACAGCGCCCTCAACCCCATCATCTACACCATCTTCAACACCGAGTTCAAGAAGTTCTTCAAGAAATGTTTCCGCAGCTGCGGCggac CTCCTGCCCGCGCCCGGTTTGAGGAGATCAAATGA